One part of the Desulfovibrio desulfuricans genome encodes these proteins:
- a CDS encoding DUF2590 family protein, which produces MKGTLGFPLQLTDPGNYWDLRIVDNDIALDVGRQPLKLADRASIAQDIAHMIRERGYLTAMIAERDARKRKYQMVLITLAVDDDRRIVPGTARITESVAGELWLTAKTVDYGELTLQLTYAQAEQANG; this is translated from the coding sequence ATGAAAGGCACCCTTGGCTTTCCCCTGCAACTGACCGACCCCGGCAATTACTGGGATCTGCGCATTGTGGATAACGACATTGCGCTCGACGTGGGCCGCCAGCCCCTCAAGCTGGCCGACCGCGCAAGCATTGCCCAGGACATTGCCCACATGATCCGCGAGCGCGGCTACCTCACGGCCATGATTGCAGAGCGCGATGCGCGCAAACGCAAATACCAGATGGTGCTCATCACCCTCGCCGTGGACGACGACAGGCGCATCGTGCCCGGCACGGCCAGAATCACGGAATCCGTAGCCGGGGAACTCTGGCTCACGGCCAAAACTGTGGACTACGGCGAGCTGACCCTGCAACTCACCTATGCCCAGGCGGAGCAAGCAAATGGCTGA